The Neisseria subflava genomic interval ACACCAAAGCCGACGGCACCAAGGTGTACAAACACACCGACGGCAACTTCTACGATGCACCCAACGGTGCAGGTAACCAAGTTGCAGCAGCGGATGTGATTACCAGCCTGCAGAATGCGGCCGGCAGCACAACCGCACCGACCACCTTGGCCAACGTGAAGGACAATCTGGCCGATACCGCTGCAGCCGTTACCAACCCGACCGGTAACGACCGCACCACCTTGTCTGCCAACAAAGGCCACAACGCCGCCACCGTCAACGACGTATTGAACGCCGGCTTCACCGTACAAGGCAACGGGGTTGACGAAGATTTTGTCACCCATGGCGATACCGTTAATTTTGTTAACGGCCAAGGTACCGTAGCCAACGTCAGCAGCACTGGCGGTGTAACAACGGTTAAGTTCGATACCCCGATGACCTATGTTGACACAGCGGGCACTCCGGCCACTACGCCGAGCAACAAAGTGAATCTGGTGGGCACAGGCGGCCCGGTAACCTTGGGTAACGTCGCTGCAGGTGCGGTTAACGCGACCAGTACCGATGCCGTGAACGGCAGCCAGTTGTACAAAACTGCCAATTCCACAGCTACCCACTTGGGCGGCGGATCGGCAGTTCAGGCCGATGGCAGCATTAGCGCGCCGACCTACACCCTGGCCAATGCCACTGGTACGCCAACGAACTACAGCAACGTAGGCGACGCATTGACTGCGCTGAATGCACGCACCAATGCGGCCAACGCCGGTTGGAAATTCCAAGTGAACAGCGGTGCTGCGGAAACCATCAAGCCGAATGATACGGTAGGGTTTAAAGATGGTACCAACATTGCCATAACCAACAACGGTAAAGACATTACCATTGCCACCAAACCTAACCTGACTGCCGACAGCTTGACAATTAACAACGGCCCGGTCATCAACGGTAACGGTATTAGCACCAACGGCAAAAACATTGATATGGGTAACAACGGCAAGATTACCAACCTGACCAGCGGCAACGTTGCGGCAGGCGACAACAGTGCCGTAACTGGCGGTGCAGTTAATACCGCAATCAATACTGCCATCAATACTGCCGTGACCGATTTGAAAGACGCCGGCTTCAAGATCGGAGCCGACAGCGGTGCAGACGACACCGTAAAACTGGGCGAAACCGTCAAATATGCCGGCGATGCCAATATCAAGACCACGGTTACCAACAACCAAATCGGCTTTAAACTGGCCGACAGCATTACCGTTGGTCCGGCTAGCGGCGGCAGCCCGGTTACTGTCGACGGCACTGCCGGTACGGTTACCGGCCTGACCAACAAAACTTGGACCGGTACGCCGGTGAGTGGTCGCGCTGCTACTGAAGACCAATTGCAGGTTGTGGCAAATAAGGCCGCCGCCGCCAAAACCATCGTGGCTGCTGGCAATGGTATCTCTGTAGGCACACCGACACTTAATGGGGATGGCAGCACTACCTATACCGTGTCCGCAGATACTGCCGCCATTACTACCGGCACGGACGGCAAAGCCGCCACAACCGGTAATACCAACCAAGTCGCCACCGCGCAGGATGTGGTTAACGCCATCAACAACAGTGGTTTCAACATCACTGCCGGCGGCAACACCGTAGGTACACCCGCTGCCACTACAGCCAAATCAGGCAGCACCCTGACCCTGGCTGCAGGAAACGGATTGACGGTGCAACAAAATGTTGACGGCAACGGCAACCAGACCTACACCTATGCTGTAGACGCCCAATCCGTGGTACAGAGTGCCCAAGCCCCGGTTGCATACACCAAAGCCGACGGCACCAAGGTGTACAAACACACCGACGGCAACTTCTACGATGCACCCAACGGTGCAGGTAACCAAGTTGCAGCAGCGGATGTGATTACCAGCCTGCAGAATGCGGCCGGCAGCACAACCGCACCGACCACCTTGGCCAACGTGAAGGACAATCTGGCCGATACCGCTGCAGCCGTTACCAACCCGACCGGTAACGACCGCACCACCTTGTCTGCCAACAAAGGCCACAACGCCGCCACCGTCAACGACGTATTGAACGCCGGCTTCACCGTACAAGGCAACGGGGTTGACGAAGATTTTGTCACCCATGGCGATACCGTTAATTTTGTTAACGGCCAAGGTACCGTAGCCAACGTCAGCAGCACTGGCGGTGTAACAACGGTTAAGTTCGATACCCCGATGACCTATGTTGACACAGCGGGCACTCCGGCCACTACGCCGAGCAACAAAGTGAATCTGGTGGGCACAGGCGGCCCGGTAACCTTGGGTAACGTCGCTGCAGGTGCGGTTAACGCGACCAGTACCGATGCCGTGAACGGCAGCCAACTGTTTGCGACCAACCAAAACGTAGCCAACAACGCCGCCAATATCGCCAAAGGCATCAACTTCGGCGGTACGACCGGCAGCAAAAACTACGCATTGGGCGACACCATCAATGTCAAAGGCGACAGCAACATCATCAGCGAAACCGTAGCCGGTGGTGCACAGCTGAAACTGGCCGATGTATTGAATGTCGGTCAAGCGGCTCCGGTGAAAATCGATGGCGATAAAGGCGAAGTCAGCGGCTTGAGTAATACGACTTTGGGCGGCAGCGACTTTGCCCAAGGCAAACGTGCGGCGACTGAAGAGCAACTGAATGCGGCTCAAGATCAGTTGGTGAATGTATTGGGTGGCAATGCGGCCAATAACGGCGGCAACATCAGCATGACCGATATTGGCGGTACTGGTGAGAACAACATCCACGATGCAATTAAAGCCGTTAATGCAACTGCCAATCTGCCTTTGACTTTCGGCGGCGACAGTGGCAAAGACGTTGAACGCAAACCGGGTACGAAGCTGAATATTGTTGGCGGTCAAACCGATGCAGCCAAACTTTCAGACGGCAATATCGGTGTTGTAGCGAATGGCTCTGATAAGTTGGAAGTCAAATTGGCTAAAGACTTGGCAGTTGACAGCGTGAAAGCCGGCGATACCACCGTCAATACTGATGGCGTGAAAGTTGGTGATGTCAACCTGACTAAAGCCGGCTTGAACAACGGCGGCAACAAGATTACCAACGTTGCAGCCGGTACCGATGATACTGATGCGGTGAATGTTGCTCAGTTGAACAAAGCTGCGGCTGCGGCTAAGACCGAAGTCGTTCAAGGCGATAACATTGTTGTTACTCAGAATGTCGGCGCCAATGGCCAAACCATTTACAAAGTGGCTACCGATAAAAACCTGAAAGTTGACAGCGTTACCGCAGGTGATACCGTGATGAATAATGACGGTGTAAAAGTCGGCGATGATGTTGCATTGAACAAAGACGGCTTGAAAGCAGGCGATGTGAACCTGACCAAAGCTGGCTTGAACAATGGCGGCAACAAGATTACCAACGTTGCGGCCGGTACGGATGACACCGATGCGGTTAATGTTTCTCAACTGAAACAAGCTGCGACGGCATCTAAAACTGAAGTCGTTCAAGGTAAGAACATCGTTGTGACTGAAAAAACAGGTGACAAAGGTCAGACTGTTTATGAAGTTGCTACCGATAAAGACTTGGACGTTGACAGCGTGAAAGCCGGTGATACTACTGTTAATAATGATGGTGTGAAAGTTGGTGATGATGTTGCATTGAACAAAGACGGCTTGAAAGCAGGTAAGGTAAACCTGACTAAAGACGGTTTGGACAATGCAGGCAACAAAGTAACCAACGTAGCGGATGGCGACATCAACGCCAACAGCAAAGATGCTGTCAACGGCAGCCAGTTGTACGCAACCAACCAAAACGTAGCCAACAACGCTGCGACTATCGCCAAAGGCATCAACTTCGGCGGTACGACCGGCAGCAACAACTATGCATTGGGCGACACCATCAATGTCAAAGGCGACAGCAACATCATCAGCGAAACCGTAGCCGGTGGTGCTCAACTGAAGTTGGCTGACGAGATTAGCGTGAAGACAGTGAATGCCGATACCTTCAAAGCAGGCGATACTGTAATGAATAACGACGGCATGAAAGTCGGCGATAAAGTTGCGTTGAACAAAGACGGTCTGACCGCAGGCAACACCGTGGTCAACAACGATGGCGTAACCATCGCTGCACCAACTGAAAACAATCCGAACAACCAAGTCAAACTGTCTCCTGTCGGTCTGAACAACGGCGGCCAACGCATTACCAATGTGGCTCCGGGTAAAGACGGTACAGACGCGGCAAACGTGAACCAGTTGATTGGTTTGGGCAACGAATTGCAAAACAACATCAACCAAGTAGGTAAGAAAGCCTACGCGGGTGTGGCCGGTGCGATTGCCCAAGGCTCGATTCCGCAAGTAACCAGTCCGGGTGAGACCGGTATCGGTGTCGGCAGCGGCTACTACGGCGGTCAGTCTGCCATGGCTATCGGCGTATCTGCGATGAGTGACGGCGGCAACTGGATTGTCAAAGGCAACTTCTCGGCCAATACCGACGGTCATGTCGGTGTCGGTGTCGGTGCGCTGTATAAGTGGTAAGTTGGCAATGACAGGCAACTAGATTTACTGCCTGAATAGGGAGGCCGTCTGAAATTTTAGGTTTCAGACGGCCTTTTTTTCTGAAAACACTTGAATTTAGACTATCTGAAACGATATGCTTCATCTATTTACCGCATGACTCTGAAAGAGAACAAATGAGCAAAACCATCCATTATTTGAAAGACTACGCCGCGCCAGCGTACCGTATTCTGAAAACCGACCTGCATTTCGATATTTTAGAACCGCAAACCATCGTCAAATCCAGTCTGACCGTTCAACCTGAAAGAGCAGGAGAGCCATTGGTATTGGATGGATCGGCAAAACTGCTGTCTGTGAAAGTAAACGGCCGGGCCGTAGATTATGTGTTGGAAGACGAAAAACTGACGATTGCCGGCGTGCCGTCTGAAAACTTTACGCTGGAAGTGGAAACTGAAATTCTACCGGCTGAGAACAAATCGCTGATGGGTCTGTATGCTTCCGGCGGTAACCTGTTTACCCAATGCGAACCGGAAGGTTTCCGCAAAATTACGTTTTACATCGACCGTCCGGATGTCATGTCTAAATTTACCACCACTATCGTTGCAGATAAAAAACGCTATCCTGTGTTGCTGTCTAACGGCAATAAAATCGATGGCGGCGAGTTTTCAGACGGCCGTCATTGGGTGAAATGGGAAGACCCGTTTGCCAAACCGAGCTATCTCTTTGCTTTGGTGGCAGGCGATTTGGCGGTAACGGAAGATTATTTTACGACCATGAGCGGCCGTAAGGTCAAAATCGAGTTTTACACCACGGAGACAGACAAACCTAAAGTCGGTTTTGCCGTGGAATCGTTGAAAAATGCGATGAAATGGGACGAGACACGCTTCGGTTTGGAATACGACTTGGATATTTTCATGGTCGTTGCCGTGGGCGATTTCAATATGGGTGCGATGGAAAACAAAGGTTTGAATATTTTCAACACCAAGTTTGTGCTGGCCAACAGCCGTACCGCGACCGATACCGACTTTGAAGGCATCGAATCTGTTGTCGGCCACGAATATTTCCACAACTGGACGGGCAACCGCGTGACCTGCCGCGATTGGTTCCAATTGTCGCTGAAAGAAGGTTTGACCGTATTCCGCGATCAAGAGTTTTCCGGCGACCGAGCCAGCCGCGTGGTACGCCGTATCGACAATGTCCGTATGCTGCGCCTGTTCCAATTCCCTGAAGATGCGGGCCCGACTGCGCATCCTGTTCGCCCGGCCAGCTATGAAGAGATGAACAACTTCTACACCATGACCGTCTATGAAAAAGGTGCGGAAGTAGTGCGTATGTATCACACCTTGCTCGGGGAAGAGGGCTTCCAAAAAGGCATGAAGTTGTATTTCCAACGCCACGACGGACAGGCTGTGACTTGTGATGATTTCCGTGCCGCAATGGCAGACGCAAACGGTATCAATCTTGATCAGTTCGCCTTGTGGTACAGCCAAGCCGGTACGCCGGTTTTAGATGCTCAAGGCCGTCTGAAAGATGGTGCGTTTGAATTGACCATCAAACAAACTATTCCGGCCACGCCCGATATGGCGGACAAACAGCCGATGATGATTCCGGTTAAAACCGGTTTGCTGAACGAAAAAGGCGAAGCGGTTGAGTTTGAATATCAAGGCAAACGGGTGAAAGAGGCGGTTTTGGTATTGACCGAGGCCGAGCAGACTTTTGTGTTGGGCGGCGTTAATGAGCCGGTTATCCCATCTTTGCTGCGTGACTTCTCTGCACCGGTTACCCTGAACTATCCGTACAGCGAGCAAGAATTGGCCACTTTACTGGCGGCAGATGAAAATGAGTTTGCCCGTTGGGAGGCTGCTCAAACCCTGTATCATCGCGCCATTAACGCCAACCGTCAGGCATTGGCGGAAGGCCGACCTTTGCCGGAACACAAAGCATTGATGGACGCTTGGGCTTTAGTGGTTTCCGGTGACTTTGATCCGGCATTCCGTGCCATTTTGCTGCAAATGCCGTCTGAAACCGATGTATGGGCGGAAGAAGAAAATATTGATCCGATTCAGGTTCATCAGGCGCGTGAAGCCTTGCTCAATGCCGTTGCCGTCAAGTTCCTGCCTCAATGGCGCGAACTGAACCGTCAAGCTGCCGAGCAAGAAAACCAAGCTGATGCCGCTGTTCGTTATGAATACAGTCCGGAATTGGCCGGATGGCGTACTTTGCGTAATGCTTGCAGGGCATTTATCCTTCGTGCTGACGCTGCGCATATCGAACACGTTGCGGAGAATTACGAAGCAATGGCGCAAAACATGACCCACGAATGGGGTATCTTATCCGCAATTAACAGCAATGAAAGCGAAATCCGCGATCGTTTGTTGACACAATTTGCCGATAAATTTGCCGATGATGCTTTGGTAATGGACAAATATTTTGCTCTGATTGCCTCAAGTCGCCGCAAAGATACTTTACAGCAAGTTCAGACGGCCTTGAATCATCCTAAGTTCAGTATTGAAAATCCAAATAAGGCCCGTTCTTTATTGATGAGCTTCAGTCGTAATATTCCGCACTTCCATGCAGAAGATGGTAGTGGATACCGTTTTGTTGCTGATAAAGTGATGGAAATCGACCGCTTTAATCCGCAAGTTGCCGCCCGATTGGTGCAGGCTTTCAACATCTGCAACAAATTGGAAGCCAACCGCAAAGCCGTTATGACCAAAGAGTTGCAACGCATCCATGCACAAGAAGGTTTGTCCAAAGATGTGGGCGAGATTGTCGGTAAGATTCTGAATGAAAAATAAAGCTTGTCTGTTAACCTTATTGTAATTTGGCAATAAGGATAGATAGACTAAAGGCCGTCTGAAACCGATTGGTTTCAGACGGCCTTTTTATATATCAACGCTTAAATTAATTTTCGTTGAGGATAGTGAATAAGAATAAAAAAAGAGCCTGCATAAAACAGGCTGTAGGAAAACGTTGCGTTGTTTACACCACAGGTTGAGAAAAATAAGCCTGCAAAACCTCAAACGGCGTATCGCCGTTCAAACTGCGGTGCGGCTTCACAGTGTTATAGAAATTAACAAAGCGGCACAACTCCTTTCGCCGGTGTTCCGGACTGTCAAACAACTGTTTCTCATGCCACATCTCCATCAGGGTGCGGATAACCCGTTCCGCCTTACCGTTGGTCTGCGGACGGGCAATCCGGGTAAACTTTTGACCAATCCCGTTCTCATAACAGGCTACACCGAAAGCATGGTTGGCCGAGCCTTTATATTCCGTACCGTTGTCGGAGTAAACGCACTCAATCAGGTATGGGCAGGGATCAATCAGGTGTCCAGTCAGAAACTTGGCGGCACTGTCTGCGGTTTTGTCTGGCAAAATGGCGGCGTATAGCTCCCTTGAGAAATCGTCGATGGCGACAAACAGGTAAACTCGTTTGCCGGTGGCTTTCTGTCCTTTGAGCAGCGGCAGCCGTTCGGTGTCGAGATGTACCAGCTCTCCGGGGTAGGATTTATTGTAGCGTTTGGCCTGCCTTTTGAGTTTTTCCTGAATGCCGCGTTCTACCTTGGCCAGGCGTTTCATTCCGTACTTTGCCTGTTTGAAACGGTTGTTGGTACTGGTTTGGGGTTTGAGCAGTCTGCCCCTTGCGGCTTTAAGTGCGCGGTAAATGGTGACGCGGCTGACTTGGTAGCGGCGTGCCAGGGAGGTTACGCTTTCCTTCCCCTGCGTGTAGGCCAGCCAAATGGCTTGGCGGTGGTGCGGGGTGAGACGGGTGTTTTTGTGCATGTTCATGTTTCAGTATTCTCCTGGAAATACTGTAAACAACGCTACTAGTTTCTACAAATGGTTTTACAAGCCGAATACGGCAATATCGCCCTTGCCTTGACGAATCAGCTCAGTACCATCGGTCATATCGATAACCGTCGTCGGCTCAGTACCGCACCAGCCGCCATCAATAACCAAATCAACAGCATGCTCAAGACGGTCTCGGATTTCGTATGGATCGGTCAATGGCTCGTCGTCTTCGGGCAGCATGAGGGTGCAACTTAAAATAGGTTCACCCAACTCTTGCAAAAGTGCCAAGGCGGTGGCGTTATCGGGAACACGCAGGCCGATGGTTTTGCGCTTGGGGTGAAGCGTGCGATTCGGTACTTCTTTGGTTGCCTGCAGGATAAAGGTGTAGCTGCCGGGCGTAGCTGCTTTAAGCTGGCGGAATTGGGCATTATCTACTTTGGCGTAAGTACCCAATTCGCTCAAATCGGCACACATCAGGGTCAGATGGTGTTTTTGATCGATTTTGCGAATCGTGAGAATGCGCTCCATCGCGTTTTTGTCGCCGAGTTTGCAACCTAGCGCATAGCAGGAATCCGTAGGGTAAACGATAACGCCGCCACTGCGGACAATATCGGCGGCTTGTTTGATGAGGCGGTCTTGGGGATTATCGGGATGGATGGCGAAAAATTGTGCCATGTTTTTTTTCCTTATCATTCTAATGGTTTGTTGTTTGACATTTTAAAACTTATTTGGCCGTCTGAATATTGGATTTCCACCACTATGAATGGATTTAGCCTCAGCTACAACACAGCTGCACCCAGTGATACCTTATATATCATTTTGATTTACCGGCCGATATCGAAAGTCAATTTAATACACTATATAATGCGTTATTTTGTTTGAAAGTCATCTCAATGTCTGCTTCTTCCCTGCCTTCCCGCCGCTTGTCTGTCGCACCCATGCTCGATTGGACAGACAGACACTATCGCTTTATGGCGCGACAAATTACACGCAATGCTTGGCTTTATAGCGAAATGGTCAATTCAGGCGCGGTGGTTTACGGAGATAAAGACCGCTTCTTGAGTTTCAACGAAGGCGAGCAACCGGTAGCTTTACAGCTTGGCGGCTCAGATCCGCATGACTTGGCAATCGCTGCCAAAGCGGCTGAGACATATGGCTATAATGAAGTCAACCTAAATTGCGGCTGCCCCAGCCCACGCGTACAAAAAGGCGCTTTCGGCGCTTGCCTGATGAATGATGTAGATTTGGTGGCAGATTGTTTGAACGCGATGCAGGATGTAGTTGAAATTCCGGTAACAGTCAAACACCGCATCGGCGTAGATAGACAAACAGAATATCAAGTCGTGGCAGATTTTGTAGGCACGCTTCGTGAAAAAACAGCCTGCCGCACATTTATCGTCCATGCGCGTAATGCTTGGCTGGACGGTTTATCCCCGAAAGAAAACCGTGAAGTTCCGCCACTCAAATATGAATACGTCTACCGTTTGAAACAAGAGTTCCCCGACTTAGAAATTTTGATTAACGGCGGCATCACCACCAATGAAGAAATCGCCGAACATCTGAAATTTGTCGACGGCGTCATGATCGGGCGCGAGGCTTATCACAATCCGATGCTGATGCGCGATTGGGATGCACTGTTTTACAACAACACACACGCACCAATCCAATACGCAGATTTAGCAGCTTGGCTATACGCATACAGCCGCGAACAAATCGCCTCAGAGCGCGGTACCATCCTACGCCATATCGTCCGCCATGCACTAGGCTTAATGCACGGCCTAAAAAATGCCCGCACTTGGCGCCGTATGCTCTCAGATGCCACCTTGCTAAAAGACAACGACGGCAGCCTGATTCTAGACGCATGGAAAGAAGTAGAACGCGCAAATATTTGGGATTAATGGCGTATAGTGTGAATAAATGAAAGGCCGTCTGAAACATCAAATGATGTTTAAGACGGCCTTTTACATTGCAACAGATTGCTAAAGATATATTCATTTCTCTTTAGCTACTATAACGATTAATTCATCGAATAAAACCAACACATAATCTAAGCATAAAAAAATGCGACCTAAATTAGGCCGCATTTACTTTACTTCGTCTTTTCAGACGGCCTTTTCAGGCCGTCTGAAAGTCAGATTACCATTGGTAACCAACTGCTACGGTAGCACCGAAGTGACCACGTGAGTTGCCGGAAGCAGTACCTTTGATGATCCAGTGACCACCATCGGAAATGCTAGAGAGGCCGACAGCGTAACCGGTTTCACCGCGGTAGTGACTGCCACCGATAGCCAGCATGCTCTTACCTGGCAAGTAAGCTTGTGGCAGACCGGCAGTAGCCAGAGCTTGAGCCACACCTGCGCGGGCGTTGTTGTCAACCTTGTTCACACTGCTGTTCACATCGCCGAATTTTTGGTTCAGCTGGTCAACGTTAACCGCATCGGTACCGTTCTTACCTGGAGCAACATTTTTAATAGTAGTGTTGCCGGCATCGATACCATCTTTGTTGATGGTTACAGGACCTGCCTTCAGTTCATTAGTAGTAACACTGTTAACGGTCAGATCAGGGTTCAAGCTGGCTTTCAGCGCATCGCCGTCTTTCTTAACGAAGATGTTTTGAACTTCTTTCTCTGAAGTCTTACCGGTTGCTTTGTCAAATACTTGAACTTTAGTACCCGCATCACCTTTAATCTGAATAGTGTTATTCAGTTTTTTGGAGATAGAGCCGTCAGTAGTACCAGTCTCGTCAACCAGACCGAAGGTGCCATCAGCATCTTTACCGTCTTTACCGTCTTTCACGGTTGCGGTAGTAGTAGAGATGACTTTACCGTCTTTATCGAAGTTGTTGATAGTAATGGTAGAAGTACCTTTAGCTTCATCACGCTCAACTTTACCTTCAGCAGACTTACCGTTTTCACCGGTATCACCTTTGGCACCAGTTGCACCAGTAGCACCGGTATCGCCTTTAGCACCAGTTGCACCGGTAGCACCAGTTGCGCCGGTAGCACCGGTAGCACCGGTAGCACCGGTAGCGCCAGTAGCACCGGTATCGCCTTTAGCACCAGTAGCACCGGTATCGCCTTTAGCACCAGTTGCACCGGTATCGCCTTTAGCACCAGTTGCACCGGTAGCGCCAGTTGCGCCAGTAGCACCAGTTGCGCCAGTAGCGCCAGTAGCACCGGTAGCACCAGTTGCGCCAGTTGCGCCGGTTGCGCCAGTTGCGCCGGTTGCGCCAGTTGCGCCGGTAGCGCCGGTTGCGCCAGTTGCGCCGGTTGCGCCAGTTGCGCCGGTTGCGCCAGTAGCACCAGTTGCACCGGTATCACCTTTAGCACCAGTTGCGCCAGTAGCACCAGTTGCGCCGGTAGCACCGGTAGCACCGGTAGCACCGGTATCACCTTTAGCACCAGTTGCGCCAGTTGCGCCAGTTGCACCAGTTGCACCAGTTGCACCAGTTGCGCCAGTTGCGCCAGTTGCGCCGGTTGCACCAGTAGCACCAGTTGCGCCAGTAGCGCCGGTTGCGCCAGTTGCGCCGGTAGCACCAGTTGCGCCAGTAGCACCAGTTGCGCCAGTAGCACCGGTAGCGCCAGTAGCACCGGTAGCGCCAGTAGCACCGGTATCGCCTTTAGCACCAGTTGCACCGGTTGCACCGGTAGCACCGGTAGCGCCAGTAGCACCGGTATCGCCTTTAGCACCAGTAGCACCGGTATCGCCTTTAGCACCAGTTGCACCGGTATCGCCTTTAGCACCAGTTGCACCGGTTACGCCGGTGTCACCTTTTTCACCTTTGTCGCCAGTAGCACCGGTATCACCTTTAGCACCGGTATCACCTTTAGCACCGGTATCGCCTTTAGCACCAGTTGCACCGGTAGCACCGGTATCGCCTTTAGCACCAGTTGCACCAGTATCGCCTTTAGCACCAGTTGCGCCGGTATCGCCTTTAGCACCGGTATCACCTTTAGCACCGGTAGCACCGGTAGCACCAGTTGCACCGGTAGCACCGGTATCGCCTTTAGCACCAGTTGCACCAGTATCGCCTTTAGCACCAGTTGCGCCGGTATCGCCTTTAGCACCGGTATCACCTTTAGCACCGGTAGCACCGGTAGCACCAGTTGCGCCGGTAGCACCGGTATCGCCTTTAGCACCGGTATCGCCTTTAGCACCGGTATCGCCTTTAGCACCAGTTGCACCGGTATCACCTTTAGCACCAGTTGCGCCAGTAGCGCCGGTAGCACCGGTAGCACCGGTATCACCTTTAGCACCAGTTGCGCCAGTTGCACCAGTTGCACCAGTTGCGCCGGTTGCGCCGGTAGCACCAGTTGCGCCAGTAGCACCAGTTGCGCCAGTAGCACCAGTTGCGCCAGTAGCACCGGTAGCGCCAGTAGCACCGGTAGCGCCAGTAGCACCGGTATCGCCTTTAGCACCAGTTGCACCGGTAGCACCAGTTGCGCCGGTAGCACCGGTAGCACCAGTTGCACCGGTATCGCCTTTAGCACCAGTTGCACCGGTATCACCTTTAGCACCAGTTGCGCCAGTAGCACCAGTTGCGCCGGTAGCACCGGTAGCACCGGTATCACCTTTAGCACCAGTTGCGCCAGTTGCACCAGTTGCGCCGGTTGCGCCAGTAGCACCAGTTGCGCCGGTAGCGCCAGTTGCGCCGGTTGCGCCGGTAGCACCAGTTGCACCGGTATCACCTTTAGCACCAGTAGCACCAGTATCACCTTTAGCACCGGTTGCGCCGGTAGCACCAGTTGCGCCGGTAGCGCCAGTTGCGCCGGTTGCGCCGGTAGCACCAGTTGCACCGGTATCACCTTTAGCACCGGTAGCACCGGTAGCACCAGTTGCACCAGTAGCACCGGTATCACCTTTGGCACCAGTAGCACCGGTATCACCTTTAGCACCAGTAGCACCAGTAGCACCAGTAGCACCAGTTGCACCAGTTGCACCAGTTGCACCAGTAGCACCGGTATCGCCTTTAGCACCAGTTGCGCCGGTTACGCCGGTGTCACCTTTTTCGCCTTTGTCGCCGGTTGCACCGGTATCACCTTTAGCACCAGTAGCACCGGTATCACCTTTAGCACCAGTAGCACCGGTATCGCCTTTAGCACCGGTTGCGCCGGTAGCACCAGTTGCGCCGGTAGCACCAGTT includes:
- a CDS encoding ESPR-type extended signal peptide-containing protein — protein: MNKVFKVIWNHSTQTWTAVSEISHAHGKKSASDKRKAVAAVVAVAGALMASSAAQAGAELGGGSATGTNAVAVGAASKATGTASFAGGTSANAAGVSSVAVGGSMTAAEAAQAVGNNSIAVGFKSSASQTADIAVGYNAKANGTSTGSDGDGVVNNAGSAMAIGTDSQATGIVATAIGQRSQALANGAVALGGDAQAKQGSDVAIGRGSVADGISASAFGPAAQATGKYAVALGVQSQATSEQAIALGRLSQANGKFATALGNGAQATAQNTLALGTEAKSTIENSVALGNGSTTSAFVPTNTATVGSYTYSGFAGATSGLGNGAVLSVGSAGNERQIQNVAAGRINATSTDAINGSQLFAVANRIENLNPFVFSGHNGSGSSPAEGTFKYNPNSTNNPLKLIAGHGLTMTSNGTNEYTLSVVGGGAKGEKGDTGATGATGEKGEKGEKGDTGATGATGEKGDTGAAGEKGDTGAAGAKGDKGDKGDKGDKGDKGDKGDKGDKGDKGDKGDKGDKGDKGDKGDKGDKGDQGVAGATGATGDKGEKGDTGATGATGATGATGATGATGATGATGATGATGATGATGATGATGAKGDTGATGAKGDTGATGAKGDTGATGDKGEKGDTGVTGATGAKGDTGATGATGATGATGATGATGATGAKGDTGATGAKGDTGATGATGATGATGAKGDTGATGATGATGATGATGATGATGATGAKGDTGATGAKGDTGATGATGATGATGATGATGATGATGATGATGATGAKGDTGATGATGATGATGATGAKGDTGATGAKGDTGATGATGATGATGATGATGAKGDTGATGATGATGATGATGATGATGATGATGATGATGATGATGATGATGATGAKGDTGATGATGATGATGAKGDTGATGAKGDTGAKGDTGAKGDTGATGATGATGATGAKGDTGAKGDTGATGAKGDTGATGAKGDTGATGATGATGATGAKGDTGAKGDTGATGAKGDTGATGAKGDTGATGATGAKGDTGAKGDTGAKGDTGATGDKGEKGDTGVTGATGAKGDTGATGAKGDTGATGAKGDTGATGATGATGATGATGAKGDTGATGATGATGATGATGATGATGATGATGATGATGATGATGATGATGATGATGATGATGATGATGATGATGAKGDTGATGATGATGATGATGATGAKGDTGATGATGATGATGATGATGATGATGATGATGATGATGATGATGATGATGATGATGATGATGATGATGAKGDTGATGAKGDTGATGAKGDTGATGATGATGATGATGATGATGATGAKGDTGATGATGAKGDTGENGKSAEGKVERDEAKGTSTITINNFDKDGKVISTTTATVKDGKDGKDADGTFGLVDETGTTDGSISKKLNNTIQIKGDAGTKVQVFDKATGKTSEKEVQNIFVKKDGDALKASLNPDLTVNSVTTNELKAGPVTINKDGIDAGNTTIKNVAPGKNGTDAVNVDQLNQKFGDVNSSVNKVDNNARAGVAQALATAGLPQAYLPGKSMLAIGGSHYRGETGYAVGLSSISDGGHWIIKGTASGNSRGHFGATVAVGYQW